The Thermonema lapsum sequence CTTGTTCCTCGTAGTCGGGGTCAAGCACGATACCTGAGTTGGTACCACTGGCATATGCCAACAACACATCGGTAAACATGCGATATTGGTTGTTGGTAATTTCAGTTTCATCCATGAAGAAGGCACTAATGGTAATTTGCTTGTTAAAGTTCAACTGGGTGTGCGCAACGTCTTCATCAGCTTGCCCCATGTGAAAAGTACCGGAAGGGATAGCCACCATCCCTTGAGGAACATATTGGTCCCAGCCCGGTCGTACTTCTTCAAAGGAAGGAATCTCGCCTTTGGAGTATTTCAGGCGGGTATTCAGCTCACCTTGCTTCTTCCCTCTCTTGCCTCCTATGAGCCCGCAACCCGTCATCCAAACTGCAGAGGCTGCCAACATCAAGACTGTGACCAATCGAAAGCCCATTCTATTCATAACTTCCTGTGTTTATTTGAAAATACGTTTTAATACAATGCTAACAAATACCATACAAAACTCTACGAAAAATCTGTTTTTTTTATGGTTTTTGCAAACATTCCAGCTTATTTAAAATCAGTTTAGAAATAAAATCTCGGCGTGTATTGTTTTGGTGGTCTTGCTTGCAAGCGTATGGGCAAAGCATAACGCACCGTAAATTCATGAGAGGTAGCACTTTTGGCTTGTACACTGCTCAAGGTGTAATCGAAAGCATACCCCACACTCCATTGCTTATCGCTGGTAAGGAAGGTACCCAACAACAGCCCTACTGCATCGCCCTGCCTGTAAGAAACCCCACCCCAATAACGCTCATCAAAGTAAAACATCATTCCTCCTTCTACGCTATAGGTGTTCAGGTCGGTACGAGCTAACAACATGGGTTCCCATTCCCAACGATAAGTGAGTGGATACTTATACGAAGCTAACAAATAAACGTTACGTGACAAGGTATTTTTTAGTGCGTCGATACCGAAATTCAAATCAAAAGGCACAAGGTGTGTGGCACTTAGCGACAGAAACAGACGCGACGTTTGCCAAGCGACACCCAAACTTACATCGGGGCTCCACTGTGCTTCCTGCCCCTGCAGCCCAATTAAAATGGGGTCGCCACCGTCCTTGGGGCGATAAAGATTGTAGTTGATTTTTTGCATATAGGCACCGCCACGGACTCCCACAGACAGGGTGCCAGCTGACATATTGAATCTTTTGGCAGCAGAGAGCTGTATTTCCATGTTTTGCACGGGTCCTAACTGGTCATTGACTACATGCAAACCGGCACCAAAGCCTGCAGGCAAGGGCATGGAAGCCGTAAGCAATTGGGTAGTAGGTGCTCCTCCGTCATCAAAGCTATTTTCATAGCCTACCCACTGGCTGCGATGCGTCAAAGCTATTTGCAAGCGGTCGGCTGGCATGCCTGCCACTGCTGGATTGTAAAAAAGGGGATTTAAAATGTATTGTGTAAACTGCGGACTTTGCTGAGCCTGGCTCATATCCACGCAGCAGCAAAGTAAAAGCAGGCAGTACAAGTAGAAGGTCTTTTTCATAAACTCTTG is a genomic window containing:
- a CDS encoding PorP/SprF family type IX secretion system membrane protein, translated to MKKTFYLYCLLLLCCCVDMSQAQQSPQFTQYILNPLFYNPAVAGMPADRLQIALTHRSQWVGYENSFDDGGAPTTQLLTASMPLPAGFGAGLHVVNDQLGPVQNMEIQLSAAKRFNMSAGTLSVGVRGGAYMQKINYNLYRPKDGGDPILIGLQGQEAQWSPDVSLGVAWQTSRLFLSLSATHLVPFDLNFGIDALKNTLSRNVYLLASYKYPLTYRWEWEPMLLARTDLNTYSVEGGMMFYFDERYWGGVSYRQGDAVGLLLGTFLTSDKQWSVGYAFDYTLSSVQAKSATSHEFTVRYALPIRLQARPPKQYTPRFYF